The Candidatus Woesearchaeota archaeon genome includes a region encoding these proteins:
- a CDS encoding hydrogenase maturation nickel metallochaperone HypA — protein sequence MPKCQCRKCDRIWYGWARTNICPSCGGELFQIKRNDYTKNEDENKKIRPELSKSR from the coding sequence ATGCCGAAATGTCAATGTAGGAAATGTGATAGAATATGGTATGGATGGGCAAGAACCAATATCTGCCCAAGCTGTGGTGGTGAGTTATTTCAAATAAAAAGAAATGATTATACAAAGAATGAAGATGAAAATAAGAAAATCAGGCCTGAATTATCCAAGTCCAGATAA